The following proteins come from a genomic window of Paenibacillus sp. CAA11:
- a CDS encoding CobW family GTP-binding protein → MIGAGDRITPVYILSGFLGSGKTTLLQRLLDYWKGHGLRPAVIMNEIGEVNLDGLLVREEVPMAELLNGCICCSIREDLGVEMAELIQAEAPDLIIIEATGAANPLEILDSVTETALYLRLDVKPLITVVDSAQLLELHRSQQGSTFRLMQEQIRAASILIQNKRDLISEDDVLELDSLLQRWNPFAVQLPAIRCQIDPAELLDLAAGTDSTTSIGYYGHSHGPDCGCNSQGLGKDGDQPHHAHSHNHGVHASHEHVMVYTHYFQKAINSERFEQLIRELPREIYRGKGVLQFSDTASRYLFQYAYRETDFLKITPQGEVQDVVVFIGEHFDKGLLAAQLQAIEDAS, encoded by the coding sequence CGGCAAAACTACGCTGCTTCAGCGTCTGCTGGATTATTGGAAGGGCCATGGGCTTCGGCCGGCCGTTATCATGAATGAAATCGGTGAAGTCAATCTGGATGGTTTACTAGTACGAGAGGAAGTGCCGATGGCTGAACTCCTGAATGGATGCATCTGCTGTTCGATTCGGGAGGATCTGGGTGTAGAAATGGCGGAGCTCATTCAGGCGGAAGCGCCGGATCTGATCATTATTGAAGCAACAGGGGCGGCTAACCCGCTGGAGATTCTGGATAGTGTTACAGAGACGGCACTTTATTTAAGGCTGGATGTCAAGCCGCTCATCACTGTGGTTGATTCAGCACAGCTGCTGGAGCTGCACCGCTCCCAGCAAGGCAGCACCTTCCGCTTGATGCAGGAGCAAATCCGGGCGGCGTCAATTCTGATTCAGAACAAGCGGGATCTGATCTCAGAAGACGATGTGCTTGAATTAGACAGCTTGCTTCAGCGCTGGAATCCTTTTGCAGTGCAGCTACCTGCGATCAGATGCCAGATTGATCCGGCAGAACTGCTGGACCTTGCTGCAGGGACTGACAGCACTACATCTATCGGTTATTATGGGCATTCGCATGGGCCGGATTGCGGCTGTAACAGTCAAGGCTTGGGTAAGGACGGTGATCAACCGCATCATGCCCATAGCCATAACCATGGCGTTCATGCCTCACATGAGCATGTTATGGTGTATACCCATTATTTTCAAAAGGCTATAAACAGCGAACGATTCGAACAGCTTATTCGGGAATTGCCGAGGGAAATATACCGTGGTAAGGGCGTGCTGCAATTTTCCGATACAGCCAGCCGCTACCTGTTCCAATATGCATATCGTGAAACAGACTTTCTTAAGATAACGCCCCAGGGAGAGGTTCAGGATGTGGTCGTATTTATCGGCGAGCATTTTGATAAAGGGCTGCTTGCAGCACAATTGCAGGCGATTGAAGATGCTTCCTAA
- a CDS encoding four-helix bundle copper-binding protein, which produces MQNEQFRKCIEACLECMNACNYCYVSSLKEYELAMLRECIKLDRECADICVFTADALSRNTPFAKEICELCAKACEACAEECGKHEHDHCKQCAEACRRCAEACRAMLSAA; this is translated from the coding sequence ATGCAAAACGAACAATTCCGAAAATGTATCGAGGCTTGTCTTGAATGTATGAATGCATGCAACTATTGTTATGTATCCAGCCTGAAGGAATATGAACTTGCGATGCTGAGAGAATGCATTAAGCTGGATCGTGAATGTGCGGATATCTGTGTCTTTACGGCAGATGCATTATCTCGTAATACCCCTTTTGCCAAAGAAATCTGTGAGCTCTGTGCCAAAGCATGTGAAGCCTGTGCGGAAGAATGCGGCAAACATGAGCATGACCACTGCAAGCAGTGTGCTGAGGCTTGCCGCCGGTGTGCGGAAGCCTGCCGAGCTATGCTGTCTGCTGCTTAA
- a CDS encoding OPT family oligopeptide transporter, whose protein sequence is MMDQKGKGSTSSFVPYIPASRTLPELTAVAVVLGIILAVVFAAANAYLGLKIGLTVSASIPAAVISLAVLRGLFRRKSILENNIVQTMTTAGEAVAAGAIFTLPALYMWNLNPSQKMISFIVLIGGFLGVAMMVPLRRLLIVGEHHTLPYPEGTACAEVLMSGEAGGRSAGMVVYGFIVGGIVKGLGDGFKLFKTEIEGAVFRFKNAVIGMDVFPALLGVGYIIGPRIAGQMLAGGVLAWLVLIPAISFFGSGNAGVLAPSQTSIAQLDAMGIWADYIRYIGAGAVAVGGLITMLKTLPMLVRSLTATLSGLRGEQAGKKTLERTDKDMPGIWVLGIIAVIIIVLAFDPLTDVGLIGAVAIAVFGFLFVMVASRIVGLVGSSSSPVSGMTIATLLIVTFIYKLAGLSGTSGMVISLTVGAVVCVALAVAGDISQDLKTGYLVGGTPWKQQVAMLIGVLVSGLVIGFILNVLNDTYVLGSEQLSAPKAALMRLIVEGIMAENLPWDLIFIGAFSSIVFELLGLNSLTVAVGLYLPIHVSTPIMVGGIVRYLVEFFSKGSEALRKRRIETGTLLASGLIAGESLIGVIIAILIWVNVPIPEQFASNSNVLPLIIFLVVTLLLAFTSFISKDKEAA, encoded by the coding sequence ATGATGGATCAGAAAGGAAAAGGTAGTACCTCTTCGTTTGTTCCTTACATACCGGCTTCACGGACATTGCCAGAGCTCACCGCTGTTGCAGTTGTGCTTGGCATCATCCTGGCCGTGGTGTTTGCCGCTGCGAATGCCTATTTAGGACTCAAAATTGGGCTAACGGTCAGCGCCTCCATTCCGGCTGCCGTGATCTCGCTGGCTGTGCTTCGAGGACTCTTCCGGCGCAAGTCGATCCTGGAGAATAATATTGTTCAGACGATGACAACGGCTGGGGAGGCTGTTGCAGCAGGGGCGATATTCACGCTTCCCGCCCTGTATATGTGGAATCTCAATCCTAGCCAGAAGATGATCAGCTTTATCGTTCTTATTGGTGGATTTCTAGGGGTTGCTATGATGGTGCCGCTTCGGCGCCTGCTGATTGTTGGTGAGCATCACACGCTGCCTTATCCAGAGGGGACGGCCTGCGCCGAAGTGCTAATGTCCGGCGAAGCTGGAGGACGAAGTGCAGGCATGGTAGTCTATGGATTTATTGTGGGCGGAATTGTGAAGGGTTTAGGCGACGGGTTTAAGCTGTTTAAGACGGAGATTGAGGGCGCGGTCTTCCGGTTTAAGAATGCCGTCATTGGCATGGATGTATTTCCTGCGCTCCTAGGCGTCGGCTATATCATCGGGCCGCGGATTGCGGGGCAAATGCTGGCCGGAGGTGTGCTGGCCTGGCTTGTGCTGATTCCGGCCATTAGCTTCTTCGGCAGTGGAAATGCCGGCGTGCTTGCTCCTTCACAGACCTCGATCGCTCAGCTGGATGCGATGGGGATCTGGGCCGATTATATCCGCTATATCGGGGCGGGCGCGGTCGCAGTGGGCGGTCTGATCACGATGCTCAAGACCTTGCCGATGCTGGTCAGATCACTGACGGCAACGCTGTCAGGGCTCAGGGGAGAACAAGCTGGCAAAAAAACGCTGGAGCGAACGGACAAGGATATGCCGGGTATCTGGGTGCTAGGCATCATCGCAGTTATTATTATTGTGTTAGCCTTTGATCCGTTGACCGATGTAGGCTTAATAGGTGCAGTTGCTATTGCGGTGTTCGGCTTTCTATTCGTTATGGTAGCCTCTAGAATTGTAGGCCTTGTAGGAAGTTCTTCGTCGCCAGTTTCCGGGATGACCATTGCTACCCTGCTGATCGTGACGTTTATTTATAAGCTGGCAGGGCTTAGCGGCACCTCGGGAATGGTCATTTCTCTGACCGTTGGAGCTGTTGTCTGCGTTGCGTTGGCCGTTGCCGGTGATATTTCACAGGATCTCAAAACAGGTTATCTTGTTGGAGGTACACCTTGGAAGCAGCAGGTAGCCATGCTCATTGGGGTATTAGTCTCCGGACTCGTTATCGGGTTCATCCTTAATGTGCTTAATGATACTTATGTGCTGGGTTCCGAGCAGCTATCCGCGCCAAAAGCCGCACTAATGCGCTTAATCGTTGAAGGCATTATGGCCGAGAATCTACCTTGGGACCTGATCTTTATCGGAGCCTTCTCATCCATCGTATTTGAGCTGTTAGGGCTTAATTCCTTAACTGTGGCTGTTGGTTTATACCTCCCTATCCATGTAAGCACGCCTATTATGGTCGGCGGTATTGTCCGTTACTTGGTGGAGTTCTTCTCTAAGGGGAGTGAAGCGCTGCGCAAACGTCGAATCGAGACCGGCACTTTGCTGGCTTCAGGACTCATTGCCGGGGAGTCGTTAATCGGAGTGATCATCGCGATTCTGATCTGGGTGAATGTTCCGATTCCAGAGCAGTTTGCCTCGAATAGCAATGTGCTGCCGCTGATTATTTTCCTAGTGGTTACCCTGCTGCTCGCATTTACCTCTTTCATTAGTAAAGACAAGGAAGCTGCCTAA
- a CDS encoding PqqD family protein: MRRKSPASNLMEMYPILKEKYQLEYAGDQPVWFLLLPRTSWIERQSVRFLKQPRVIRIELDELGGTVLSMCNGDHTVQAIAERLALLFGAKAEPLLPRLVKFIEILEANGWVYLQDRPLLVRSI, encoded by the coding sequence ATGAGAAGAAAAAGTCCCGCATCTAATCTGATGGAGATGTATCCGATTCTTAAGGAGAAATATCAGCTTGAGTATGCAGGGGATCAGCCCGTGTGGTTCCTGCTGCTTCCGCGTACAAGCTGGATTGAACGGCAATCCGTCAGGTTTCTGAAGCAGCCCCGTGTAATTCGTATCGAGCTTGACGAACTGGGCGGTACCGTGCTTTCTATGTGCAATGGGGATCATACGGTTCAGGCGATCGCGGAGAGATTAGCGCTTCTTTTCGGAGCCAAAGCAGAGCCCTTGCTTCCAAGATTGGTGAAGTTTATTGAGATTTTGGAGGCTAACGGCTGGGTCTATCTCCAAGATCGGCCGCTGCTTGTTCGGTCAATCTAA
- a CDS encoding S-layer homology domain-containing protein, translating into MKMMSKGKWAAGIVLVCSVLGATTAGAFSDLQGEDAKTVEALQQRGVVQGVTQDKFVPQGKLSGAQALQMIAKAMRFEAAQPAGSAWYSGAVQAAKAQGVVLPEDVKLTDNLTREQFAFLLDKAISATGNYPMIKIYINVADENDITPGYQGAVQRMLVLKMTSLHESGKFYPKQAMTRMEAARMVLNASEFVEKHKATKPNEDSITYKAEKLADQKQKVVLTRSQQPNPGYGIEVAKVEYKADTAIVYYKLLSPKPGQMYPQVITDTHAEVTIPAQYKIEIAPLE; encoded by the coding sequence ATGAAGATGATGAGCAAAGGAAAATGGGCAGCAGGGATTGTACTGGTTTGCTCTGTCTTGGGTGCTACGACGGCAGGAGCCTTTTCTGATCTTCAAGGAGAAGATGCCAAGACGGTTGAAGCCTTGCAGCAAAGAGGTGTAGTACAAGGGGTTACCCAGGATAAATTCGTCCCTCAAGGGAAGCTATCGGGTGCACAGGCCTTGCAGATGATCGCCAAGGCTATGCGTTTTGAGGCCGCGCAGCCTGCGGGTTCAGCGTGGTATTCCGGAGCGGTACAAGCTGCTAAAGCGCAAGGGGTAGTGCTTCCTGAAGACGTGAAGCTGACAGATAATTTGACCCGGGAGCAATTTGCCTTTCTTTTGGACAAAGCGATCTCTGCCACCGGAAATTACCCTATGATCAAAATTTATATCAATGTAGCTGATGAAAATGATATAACCCCAGGCTATCAAGGTGCGGTACAGCGAATGCTTGTGCTGAAGATGACCTCTCTTCATGAGTCAGGAAAATTTTATCCGAAGCAGGCCATGACTCGGATGGAGGCGGCTCGGATGGTGCTTAACGCTTCTGAATTCGTAGAGAAGCACAAGGCAACGAAGCCAAATGAAGATTCAATCACTTACAAGGCGGAGAAGCTGGCGGATCAGAAGCAAAAAGTTGTTCTTACCCGCAGCCAGCAGCCGAATCCCGGTTACGGGATCGAAGTCGCCAAGGTGGAGTATAAGGCAGACACAGCCATTGTCTATTACAAGCTGCTGTCACCTAAGCCGGGGCAGATGTATCCGCAAGTGATTACGGATACCCATGCAGAGGTGACCATTCCCGCACAATACAAAATTGAAATTGCTCCGCTAGAATAA
- a CDS encoding ABC transporter ATP-binding protein, producing MKTRTGKALFQYALTAKKTFILALVMLAIGVAADLAGPFLARSMIDDHMLAIEKPFYETKESGKSAVSYEGNYYKRADRFAENEAKGREVRILQAGRSFYFVDAAVTHTGGERSFENGFLKITSGGRSESYPAEKLSAANLFAFYKPELPGIIKLVIWYFVFLVIAIVMEFGKTYWLQSSANKVIRKLRIDVYAHIQRLPVYFFDNLPAGKVVSRVTNDTEAVKDLFIAVLSNFFSGIINMLGVYVALFLLDVRLGLICLFIVPAIYLWVVLYRKFATKYNTIIRSRLSEINAIINESIQGMSIIRIFRRQKQTTAEFEELNDDYMKHQNKMLNLNAFTSHNLVNVLRNLAFAVVLWYFGSGALSGSSAISLGVLYAFVDILGRLFQPITGMVNQLAALDSSMVSAGRVFELMDEQGEPVTDGSMPRYKGDVEFKDVSFAYKRDYVLKKINFKAKQGETVALVGHTGSGKSSIINLLFRFYDPQKGTITIDGQEVTKLPKQWIRQHMGIVLQDPYLFTGTIASNVSLSDERISRETVEKALRDVGADRLLAHLPGGLDATVVEKGSTLSAGERQLISFARALAFDPAILILDEATANIDTETEALIQAALEVLKKGRTTFIIAHRLSTIRSADQILVLHRGEIVEQGTHDELLALGGRYYQMYRLQSGSSEPSASLPPATVLNPS from the coding sequence ATGAAAACCCGTACAGGGAAAGCCCTGTTTCAATATGCTTTAACGGCTAAAAAGACTTTTATTCTCGCGCTGGTCATGCTAGCTATTGGCGTAGCTGCAGATTTGGCAGGTCCTTTCCTGGCCAGAAGCATGATCGATGATCATATGCTGGCTATTGAGAAGCCCTTCTATGAGACCAAGGAAAGCGGCAAGTCTGCCGTCAGCTATGAAGGCAACTATTATAAGCGAGCCGACCGTTTTGCTGAGAATGAAGCCAAAGGCCGTGAGGTCCGAATCCTTCAAGCCGGGCGCTCATTCTACTTTGTAGATGCTGCCGTAACCCATACGGGCGGCGAACGTTCTTTTGAGAATGGGTTCCTCAAGATTACATCAGGAGGCCGTTCTGAGTCCTACCCTGCCGAGAAGCTCTCGGCCGCGAATCTGTTCGCTTTTTACAAGCCTGAACTGCCCGGCATTATCAAGCTGGTTATCTGGTACTTCGTCTTCTTAGTCATCGCCATTGTGATGGAATTCGGCAAGACTTATTGGCTGCAATCTTCGGCCAACAAGGTCATTCGCAAGCTGCGGATCGACGTGTACGCGCATATTCAGCGACTGCCTGTGTATTTCTTCGACAATCTTCCGGCAGGAAAAGTGGTCTCCAGAGTCACCAACGATACGGAAGCCGTAAAGGATTTGTTCATTGCCGTACTATCCAACTTCTTCTCCGGCATAATTAATATGCTGGGAGTATACGTAGCTCTATTCCTTCTGGACGTTAGACTTGGCTTGATCTGCTTGTTTATTGTTCCTGCCATCTATTTGTGGGTGGTGCTTTATCGTAAATTTGCAACCAAATATAACACGATTATTCGATCCCGGCTTAGCGAGATCAATGCCATTATCAATGAGTCCATTCAGGGAATGTCAATCATTCGGATCTTCCGCCGGCAGAAGCAGACAACCGCAGAATTTGAAGAGCTTAATGATGATTATATGAAGCATCAGAACAAGATGCTGAATCTGAATGCCTTTACCTCCCACAACCTGGTTAATGTGCTCCGCAACTTGGCTTTTGCTGTTGTGCTGTGGTACTTCGGCTCTGGTGCACTGAGCGGTTCCAGCGCCATTTCGCTAGGTGTACTGTATGCGTTCGTAGATATCCTGGGACGCTTGTTCCAGCCGATCACCGGTATGGTGAACCAGCTGGCAGCCTTGGATTCATCCATGGTATCTGCTGGCCGAGTGTTCGAGCTGATGGATGAACAGGGGGAGCCGGTAACTGATGGTTCCATGCCCCGCTACAAAGGGGATGTTGAATTCAAGGATGTCTCTTTTGCCTATAAGCGTGACTATGTGCTGAAGAAAATAAACTTCAAAGCCAAGCAAGGTGAGACTGTAGCCCTTGTAGGCCATACAGGTTCGGGAAAAAGCTCAATTATCAACCTGTTGTTCCGGTTCTATGATCCGCAGAAGGGAACCATAACCATTGACGGTCAGGAAGTCACCAAGCTGCCGAAGCAGTGGATTCGCCAGCATATGGGCATCGTTCTGCAAGATCCGTATCTGTTCACAGGTACGATCGCCAGCAATGTTAGCTTGAGTGATGAACGTATCTCTAGAGAGACCGTGGAGAAAGCGCTGCGCGATGTGGGTGCCGATCGCCTTCTGGCACACCTTCCAGGCGGGCTCGACGCTACTGTCGTCGAGAAAGGAAGCACCCTTTCCGCAGGAGAACGGCAGCTGATCTCCTTCGCTCGGGCACTTGCCTTTGACCCGGCGATCCTGATTCTCGATGAAGCAACAGCAAATATCGATACCGAGACAGAGGCCCTGATCCAGGCAGCCCTTGAGGTGTTGAAGAAGGGGAGAACCACCTTTATCATCGCTCACCGGCTGTCCACCATCCGCAGCGCTGATCAGATTCTCGTTCTGCATCGGGGCGAAATTGTTGAGCAGGGCACTCATGATGAGCTCCTTGCACTTGGCGGACGCTACTACCAGATGTACCGCTTGCAGAGCGGTTCGTCCGAACCTTCAGCTTCCCTGCCTCCGGCCACGGTACTGAATCCTTCCTAA
- a CDS encoding ABC transporter ATP-binding protein, with protein sequence MFSVLKNLGWFFKREKRRYTIGLVFLILVGILELAPPKLLGDAIDTIANGSVSWQSLTGYILAIIGMLILIYLITYIWMRQLFGGSNLVERLLRSRFMSHLLRMTPPFFERSRTGDLMARATNDLRSVAQTAGFGMLTLTDSTAYLTVVFVAMGTLISWKLTLAAIIPLPFIALAMKIYGKVIHERYTLAQDAFGDMNDQVLESIAGLRVIRAYVQERNDEKHFEQITEDVYQKNMAVARVDAYFEPTIRLFVGLSYAIGLTYGIYLVFHNELTLGDLVSFNMYLGMMIWPMFAIGELINVMQRGGASLDRVNETLNVVPDVQDVPDPAEVKKPDVIQFQDVTFRYPTSTINNLEHINLRLAPGETLGIVGRTGAGKSTLLKQLLHEYPLGTGSITISDIPLENIALEKLHSWIGYVPQEQILFSKTVRQNIQFGLENADDSVILEAIRTAAFENDLQTLSDGLDTLVGEKGVALSGGQKQRVSLARAFIADPDILILDDALSAVDARTEAKIIENIRSKRSGKTTLISTHRLSAVEHADHIIVLEKGRIIEQGTHQSLLTQGGWYREQYERQQVESNLTDGEVS encoded by the coding sequence ATGTTTTCGGTTCTCAAAAATTTAGGCTGGTTCTTTAAGAGAGAGAAGAGGCGATACACCATTGGCCTTGTTTTCCTCATTCTCGTAGGCATCTTGGAACTGGCTCCACCCAAGCTGCTTGGCGACGCCATTGATACGATTGCTAACGGCTCTGTCAGCTGGCAATCCCTTACCGGCTACATTCTTGCAATTATTGGGATGCTGATCCTGATTTACTTGATTACGTACATATGGATGCGCCAGCTGTTCGGCGGCTCCAACCTTGTAGAGCGTTTGCTCCGTTCAAGGTTCATGAGCCATTTGCTGCGCATGACGCCTCCCTTCTTTGAACGCAGCCGGACAGGCGACCTTATGGCCCGCGCAACAAACGATCTTCGCTCAGTAGCTCAAACGGCGGGGTTTGGGATGTTGACCCTGACCGACTCAACAGCTTATTTAACAGTTGTATTCGTGGCTATGGGAACCCTGATCAGCTGGAAGCTGACCTTGGCAGCCATTATTCCCCTACCGTTCATTGCCCTAGCTATGAAGATTTACGGCAAGGTCATTCATGAACGCTATACCTTAGCCCAGGATGCCTTCGGAGATATGAACGATCAAGTGCTGGAGTCCATAGCCGGCCTTCGCGTTATTCGCGCTTATGTACAAGAGCGTAATGATGAGAAGCACTTTGAACAAATTACAGAAGATGTTTACCAGAAAAATATGGCTGTAGCACGGGTAGATGCTTATTTTGAGCCTACCATTCGCCTGTTTGTTGGCTTAAGCTATGCCATTGGATTAACCTACGGAATCTACCTCGTGTTTCATAACGAGCTGACCTTGGGCGACCTTGTGTCCTTCAACATGTATCTAGGCATGATGATCTGGCCTATGTTCGCCATCGGTGAGCTGATCAATGTCATGCAGCGCGGCGGCGCCTCGCTGGATCGTGTGAACGAGACGCTGAACGTAGTCCCCGATGTTCAGGATGTGCCGGATCCTGCAGAGGTTAAGAAGCCGGACGTTATCCAGTTCCAGGATGTCACATTCCGCTATCCTACCTCCACCATTAATAATCTGGAGCATATCAATCTGAGGCTGGCGCCGGGAGAAACCCTCGGCATCGTTGGCCGGACGGGTGCCGGGAAGTCAACGCTGCTGAAGCAGCTGCTGCATGAATACCCGCTTGGGACCGGCTCGATCACCATCTCGGATATTCCACTGGAGAACATCGCCTTGGAGAAGCTGCACTCCTGGATCGGTTATGTGCCGCAGGAACAAATTCTGTTCTCCAAAACCGTAAGACAGAACATTCAATTCGGGCTTGAGAATGCCGATGATTCGGTCATTCTTGAAGCAATCCGCACCGCCGCCTTCGAGAACGATCTGCAGACCCTGTCCGATGGTCTGGATACACTGGTCGGCGAGAAAGGCGTCGCCCTATCCGGCGGTCAGAAGCAGCGCGTCTCCTTAGCCCGCGCCTTCATTGCGGATCCCGACATTCTGATTCTTGACGATGCCCTGTCCGCTGTCGACGCGCGAACCGAGGCCAAAATTATCGAGAACATCCGCAGCAAACGTTCTGGAAAGACGACCCTGATCTCGACCCATCGCCTATCTGCCGTTGAGCATGCCGACCATATTATTGTGCTCGAGAAAGGCAGAATCATCGAGCAGGGTACGCATCAAAGCCTGCTGACTCAAGGCGGCTGGTACCGTGAACAGTATGAACGACAGCAGGTGGAATCCAACCTAACGGACGGAGAGGTGTCCTAA
- a CDS encoding HesB/YadR/YfhF family protein, translating into MIQVTEQAANWYKQELDLQSGQAIRFFARYSAGGHIHPGFSLGIQVEEPQHPGYSTVVSGITFYMEQQDLWYLDGYCLDVSYDPDADDILYTYEPMESQANPS; encoded by the coding sequence ATGATACAAGTTACAGAACAAGCAGCGAATTGGTACAAGCAGGAGCTGGATTTGCAATCCGGCCAAGCTATACGCTTTTTTGCAAGATATAGCGCAGGGGGGCATATTCATCCTGGATTCTCTTTGGGTATTCAAGTAGAGGAGCCTCAGCATCCCGGATATTCTACCGTTGTTTCAGGGATTACCTTTTATATGGAGCAGCAGGATTTATGGTACCTGGACGGATACTGCCTTGATGTATCTTATGATCCTGATGCAGATGATATACTTTATACCTATGAGCCTATGGAGAGCCAAGCGAATCCAAGCTGA
- a CDS encoding ADP-heptose synthase — translation MPRQFVIEAVMLAIYGELLVPNGTVEYIVPYNTIMELYEFRNSPEPLMHDPSDDEHVKNKINELILYLEEPLNRKRLEKSLVVPWGRSTSVLLGEKVKLTIVNAVDNELYGEYLDPIETEIVLTAQRESAPVLTDQLEFIGRIIEAEVPVQVFDIQDFEFAMEDSIFRT, via the coding sequence ATGCCGCGTCAATTTGTCATAGAAGCCGTTATGCTGGCAATATATGGAGAATTGCTTGTACCTAACGGTACTGTAGAATATATAGTCCCCTATAATACCATCATGGAGCTTTACGAATTTCGGAATAGTCCGGAGCCTCTAATGCATGACCCGTCCGATGACGAACATGTTAAGAATAAGATCAACGAGCTGATCTTATATTTGGAGGAGCCGCTCAACCGAAAAAGACTTGAGAAGTCCCTTGTTGTTCCTTGGGGTCGCAGCACCTCCGTTCTGCTTGGGGAGAAGGTAAAGCTCACGATTGTCAACGCGGTTGACAACGAGCTGTACGGCGAATATTTGGATCCCATTGAGACCGAGATCGTCTTAACCGCCCAGCGGGAGAGCGCACCCGTGCTTACCGACCAGCTAGAGTTCATCGGGCGAATTATTGAAGCCGAGGTGCCTGTCCAGGTCTTTGATATTCAAGACTTTGAATTTGCTATGGAAGACAGCATCTTTCGCACTTGA